In one window of Cololabis saira isolate AMF1-May2022 chromosome 23, fColSai1.1, whole genome shotgun sequence DNA:
- the mcm10 gene encoding protein MCM10 homolog → MDSDDDLDVLTALLAESESVGKDVGGEEQEDDLDGLFDEDDAEGVEYNEGSDGEEGHAAPEAAASDLFGDVDDIESEERDTEVKGEEGGACENLNKSKEELQEELRRMQEQMERLHQQLEASQKVSSPPGGKIKSAASSARPKPAPEARPTSSSTPARGGTATAQESSDFCSQLTSADSFKRKPRTAHQAKAGTSPEDRGPLVEIKIGSSFQPVESTSKALDPLQSPRASQSRPAPAGPSRPATHPPPPTPTDVATEKYSGLRLRRPRVSSSEMDRKMADRRLIRLSQVPERLTREKLEDSDWVTFAVLVNKATPQSNSSGKTFSIWKLNDLHNLEVYVSLLLFGEVHKEHWKTAPGTVIGLLNPNPMKQKDGYDGVSLTVDHPQKVLVLGEAQDYGTCQGMKRNGDPCSQIVNMHECQYCQYHVKAQYKKMSSKRAELQSAFSGKAPNRLKGKGGGLRERLCQDGFYYGGVSSPACAASLVASKPNKPTQKTLDTLFVRGSAQLIDQAKRIALQSGEVSGCTDEFKSLLSAPTPGALQLKKHLTQNSQKVPKTTAGAPLQSITASDLLKQQKQMQRDFLQSRRQRSQSSSGAGPAPVPGRGGLMSPKAASEVPKATQSPAVPRTPTLGRGFSEGDDILFFDNSPPPAACSNLSAAKAAALKKLRAKGAGLQKEDPNGVKRKRSDGSGISARVEKNLASPNGESPSNEDEEPAQKKKKEQLRYIQSEEFQKILNAKSRHGVVLQAAEYQLQERYFDVLVKKEQMEEKMKGVREMKCRAVTCRKCSYTYFKPADRCVNENHELRWHEAMKRFFKCQCGQRAIALDRLPHQHCSNCGLFKWERDGMLREKAGPKIGGELLLPRGEEHGKFLNSMK, encoded by the exons ATGGACA GTGACGATGACCTGGATGTCTTGACGGCGCTGCTGGCCGAGAGTGAAAGTGTGGGTAAAGACGTGGGCGGCGAGGAGCAGGAGGACGACTTAGACGGCCTGTTTGATGAAGACGATGCCGAGGGGGTCGAGTACAACGAGGGCAGCGACGGGGAGGAAGGACACGCTGCCCCAGAGGCTGCAGCGTCAGACCTTTTTGGAGATGTTGACGATATTGAAAGTGAGGAGAGGGACACGGAAGTAAAAGGGGAAGAGGGAGGAGCCTGCGAGAACCTGAACAAGTCCAAGGAGGAGTTACAAG AGGAGCTGAGGCGGATGCAGGAGCAGATGGAGAGGCTGCATCAGCAGTTGGAGGCCAGTCAGAAGGTTTCATCGCCGCCAGGGGGGAAAATCAAAAGTGCAGCAAGCTCAGCAAGACCCAAACCGGCTCCGGAGGCCA GACCGACATCTTCATCCACTCCAGCCAGAGGAGGAACCGCGACGGCCCAGGAGTCCTCAGACTTTTGCTCTCAGCTCACCAGCGCAGACTCTTTCAAGCGTAAACCTCGAACGGCCCACCAAGCCAAAGCTGGCACGTCACCAG AGGACAGAGGACCTCTGGTGGAGATAAAGATCGGCAGCTCCTTCCAGCCGGTGGAGAGCACCAGCAAGGCTTTGGATCCTCTGCAGTCGCCTCGGGCCTCCCAGAGCAGACCTGCACCAGCCGGACCGTCCAGACCTGCtactcatcctcctcctcctactccTACAGACGTGGCCACAGAGAAATACTCAGGACTGCGGCTCAG AAGGCCGCGGGTTTCCTCCAGCGAGATGGACCGCAAGATGGCCGACCGGCGCCTGATCCGCCTGTCCCAGGTCCCGGAGCGTCTGACGCGGGAGAAGCTGGAGGACAGTGACTGGGTGACGTTTGCCGTGCTGGTTAACAAGGCCACGCCACAGAGCAACAGCAGT GGTAAAACCTTCAGCATCTGGAAACTCAACGACCTCCACAACCTGGAAGTGTATGTATCGCTGCTCCTGTTCGGTGAGGTCCACAAAGAGCACTGGAAGACGGCGCCGGGGACCGTCATTGGACTGCTCAACCCCAACCCCATGAAGCAGAAAGACGGATATGACGGG GTGAGCCTGACCGTGGACCACCCACAGAAAGTGCTGGTGCTGGGAGAAGCTCAGGACTACGGCACCTGCCAGGGCATGAAGAGGAACGGAGACCCGTGTTCGCAGATCGTTAACATG CATGAATGCCAGTACTGCCAGTATCACGTCAAGGCCCAGTATAAGAAGATGAGCTCCAAGAGGGCCGAGCTGCAGTCGGCTTTTTCTGGAAAAGCCCCCAACAGGCTGAAGGGGAAGGGGGGCGGCCTGAGGGAGCGTCTGTGCCAGGACGGCTTCTACTACGGGGGCGTTTCCTCGCCCGCCTGCGCCGCCTCGCT tgttGCGTCCAAACCAAACAAACCCACCCAGAAAACTCTGGATACGCTGTTCGTGAGAGGCTCGGCTCAGCTCATCGACCAGGCCAAGAGGATCG CCTTGCAGTCGGGTGAGGTTTCAGGTTGCACTGATGAATTCAAGAGTCTGCTGTCGGCTCCAACACCAGGAGCTCTGCAGCTGAAGAAGCACCTGACACAGAACAGCCAAAAAG TCCCCAAAACCACAGCGGGAGCTCCACTTCAGTCCATCACGGCGTCTGATCTCCTGAAGCAGCAGAAGCAGATGCAGCGCGACTTCCTCCAGTCCCGTCGTCAGAGGTCGCAGAGCTCCAGCGGGGCCGGACCGGCACCGGTACCGGGTCGGGGTGGTCTGATGTCCCCGAAGGCTGCGTCGGAGGTTCCCAAGGCCACCCAGAGTCCCGCGGTTCCCCGCACCCCGACGCTGGGCCGAGGTTTCTCGGAGGGCGATGACATCCTCTTCTTCGATAACAGCCCTCCTCCGGCGGCGTGTTCCAACCTGTCGGCCGCTAAGGCGGCTGCGCTGAAGAAGCTGAGGGCCAAGGGGGCCGGGCTCCAGAAGGAGGACCCAAACGGtgtgaagaggaagaggagcgaCGGCAGTGGCATCAGCGCCCGCGTGGAGAAGAATCTGGCGTCACCAAATG GTGAATCCCCCAGCAACGAGGATGAAGAGCCggctcagaaaaaaaagaaagaacagctGCGCTACATTCAGTCCGAGGAGTTTCAGAAGATCCTCAATGCCAAATCCCGTCACGGGGTTGTCCTTCAAGCG GCTGAATACCAGCTGCAGGAACGCTACTTTGACGTTctggtgaagaaggagcagaTGGAGGAGAAGATGAAGGGCGTCAGGGAGATGAAGTGTCGAGCTGTCACCTGCAGAAAG TGCAGCTACACCTACTTCAAGCCGGCAGATCGGTGCGTGAATGAGAACCACGAGCTGCGGTGGCACGAGGCTATGAAACGTTTCTTCAAATGTCAGTGCGGACAGAGAGCCATCGCTCTGGACCGGCTGCCCCACCAGCACTGCAG CAACTGTGGTCTGTTTAAATGGGAACGTGACGGCATGCTGAGG GAGAAAGCGGGGCCAAAGATCGGAGGAGAGCTGCTGCTGCCTCGAGGAGAGGAGCACGGCAAGTTCCTCAACAGCATGAAGTGA